The following proteins are co-located in the Agromyces laixinhei genome:
- the rplK gene encoding 50S ribosomal protein L11: MAPKKKVTGLIKLQIKAGAANPAPPIGPALGQHGVNIMEFCKAYNAATEAQRGNVIPVEITVYEDRSFTFILKTPPAAELIKKAAGVAKGSGVPHTTKVGKLTQAQVREIAESKMVDLNANDLDAASKIIAGTARSMGITVE, encoded by the coding sequence ATGGCACCGAAGAAGAAGGTCACCGGTCTGATCAAGCTTCAGATCAAGGCCGGCGCCGCGAACCCGGCCCCGCCCATCGGCCCGGCCCTGGGTCAGCACGGCGTGAACATCATGGAGTTCTGCAAGGCCTACAACGCGGCGACCGAAGCCCAGCGCGGCAACGTCATCCCCGTTGAGATCACGGTCTACGAAGACCGTTCGTTCACCTTCATCCTGAAGACCCCGCCCGCCGCCGAGCTCATCAAGAAGGCTGCCGGCGTCGCCAAGGGTTCCGGCGTGCCGCACACCACCAAGGTCGGCAAGCTGACCCAGGCACAGGTGCGCGAGATCGCCGAGTCGAAGATGGTCGACCTGAACGCGAACGACCTCGACGCAGCGTCGAAGATCATCGCGGGCACCGCTCGCTCGATGGGCATCACGGTCGAATAG